From one Ahaetulla prasina isolate Xishuangbanna chromosome 18, ASM2864084v1, whole genome shotgun sequence genomic stretch:
- the ACTRT2 gene encoding actin-related protein T2 — MGREGFTSKARISNSQAVIVDNGSGLCKSGISGEISPRHVMATVLGYPRSKLPLSKAKQKECYMGFEAQHRQDVLSLTYPIEAGVITSWDEMETVWKYIYDKGLGVKAFERPLLMTESPLNPKEDRAKLTQLMFEYFKVPAFYLSIQAILSLYASARYTGIVIDCGFGISHAVPVYEGYCLPHAVCQLGLGGRDVTQFLRELLLENRQYFWNFPEANSVVDDIKVKLCFVTLDAHHRESKHSEDLPKEYKLPDGNRIKIGDPLYLAPEILFTPSNVNHKGPGLHKLVAHSVKKCDPSIRNVLYSNVLISGGSSLFPGLDERMFKGLEGVAPQGVPIKVIAPPDRWFSAWIGGSIVTSLSTFKQMWVTAADYREYGPNIVHRRCY; from the coding sequence ATGGGCCGAGAAGGTTTCACATCGAAGGCTCGAATCTCCAACTCCCAAGCTGTCATCGTTGACAATGGCTCCGGACTTTGCAAATCGGGGATTTCTGGAGAAATTAGCCCACGGCACGTCATGGCCACCGTCCTGGGTTACCCCCGGAGCAAGCTGCCTCTTTCGAAGGCTAAGCAGAAAGAATGCTACATGGGATTCGAAGCCCAGCATAGACAAGACGTCCTCTCGTTGACCTACCCCATCGAAGCGGGCGTCATCACTTCCTGGGATGAGATGGAGACCGTCTGGAAGTACATCTACGACAAAGGGTTGGGGGTGAAGGCCTTTGAGAGGCCTCTTCTGATGACAGAATCCCCCTTGAACCCAAAAGAGGACCGGGCCAAGCTGACCCAACTGATGTTTGAATATTTTAAGGTCCCGGCTTTCTATCTCTCCATCCAAGCCATCCTCTCCCTCTACGCTTCGGCACGTTACACGGGGATTGTCATCGATTGCGGGTTCGGGATCAGCCACGCGGTCCCGGTGTATGAGGGGTATTGTCTTCCCCATGCTGTCTGCCAGCTGGGCCTGGGGGGCCGTGACGTCACACAATTCCTGAGGGAACTTCTTCTAGAAAACAGGCAATACTTCTGGAACTTTCCAGAAGCCAACAGCGTGGTGGACGACATCAAAGTCAAGTTGTGTTTCGTGACCTTAGACGCCCACCACCGAGAGAGTAAGCACTCCGAAGACCTCCCCAAAGAATACAAGCTTCCTGATGGCAACAGGATCAAAATCGGGGACCCCCTCTACCTGGCTCCCGAGATCCTTTTCACCCCGAGCAACGTCAACCACAAGGGTCCGGGTCTCCacaaacttgtggcccacagtGTCAAGAAATGCGACCCCAGCATCCGTAACGTGTTGTATTCCAACGTGCTGATCTCAGGAGGGTCTTCCCTCTTCCCAGGTTTGGACGAACGGATGTTCAAAGGCTTGGAAGGAGTAGCCCCTCAAGGTGTCCCCATCAAGGTCATCGCTCCCCCAGACCGATGGTTCTCAGCATGGATCGGGGGGTCTATCGTCACCTCCCTGAGCACCTTCAAACAGATGTGGGTGACGGCTGCCGATTACCGAGAATACGGGCCAAATATTGTCCACCGACGGTGCTATTGA